One region of Kazachstania africana CBS 2517 chromosome 3, complete genome genomic DNA includes:
- the YRB1 gene encoding Ran GTPase-binding protein YRB1 (similar to Saccharomyces cerevisiae YRB1 (YDR002W); ancestral locus Anc_3.204) encodes MSEPVTKQEESSSAPKPPSSAVFSMFGGKKPETEVKKEDKADDESKKDEPKKNDEEDEEPDVHFEPVVHLEKVDVKTLEEDEEVLFKVRAKLFRFDADAKEWKERGTGDAKFLKNKATGKVRLLMRRDKTLKVCANHIIAPEYSLKPNVGSDRSWVYSCTADIAEGAPEAFTFAIRFGNKENADKFKEEFEKAQELNKK; translated from the coding sequence ATGTCTGAACCAGTTACCAAACAAGaagaatcttcttctgctcCAAAGCCACCTTCTTCTGCCGTTTTCTCCATGTTCGGTGGTAAGAAACCAGAAACTGAGGTTAAGAAGGAAGACAAAGCTGACGATGAATCCAAGAAAGACGAACCAAAGAAGAACGAcgaagaagacgaagaaCCAGATGTTCATTTCGAACCAGTGGTTCATTTAGAAAAAGTCGACGTCAAAactttagaagaagatgaagaagttcTTTTCAAAGTGAGGGCAAAATTATTTAGATTCGATGCTGACGCCAAGGAATGGAAGGAAAGAGGCACTGGTGATGCTAAATTCTTAAAGAATAAAGCCACCGGTAAAGTCAGATTACTGATGAGAAGAGATAAGACTCTAAAAGTCTGTGCTAATCATATCATTGCTCCTGAATATAGTTTGAAACCAAATGTTGGTTCCGATAGATCATGGGTTTACAGTTGTACCGCTGATATCGCTGAAGGTGCTCCAGAAGCTTTCACTTTTGCCATTAGGTTCGGTAACAAGGAAAATGCggataaattcaaagaagaattcGAAAAAGCTCAAGaattgaacaaaaaatga